One Apodemus sylvaticus chromosome 14, mApoSyl1.1, whole genome shotgun sequence DNA window includes the following coding sequences:
- the Stard3nl gene encoding STARD3 N-terminal-like protein isoform X1, whose protein sequence is MSRVPDGMENTLTGSQSSHASLRDIQAINPAQLMARIESYEGREKKGISDVRRTFCLFVTFDLLFVTLLWIIELNVNGGIENTLKKEVIHYDYYSSYFDIFLLAVFRFKVLILGYAVCRLRHWWAIALTTAVTSAFLLAKVILSKLFSQGAFGYVLPIISFILAWIETWFLDFKVLPQEAEEENRLLLVQDASERAALIPAGLSDGQFYSPPESEAGPGK, encoded by the exons ATGAGCCGCGTGCCAGACGGCATGGAGAACACGCTCACGGGGAGCCAGAGCTCACACGCTTCCCTTCGTGACATCCAGGCCATCAACCCTGCGCAGCTCATGGCCAGGATCGAGTCCTATGAAGGCAGGGAGAAGAAAGGCATATCTGATGTCAGGAGGACTTTTTGTCTCTTTGTCACCTTTGACCTCTTATTTGTAACGTTACTGTGGATAATAGAGTTAAAT GTGAATGGAGGCATCGAGAACACCCTGAAGAAGGAAGTGATTCACTATGACTACTACTCCTCTTACTTTGATATATTT CTTTTGGCAGTTTTTCGATTCAAAGTGCTGATACTTGGGTATGCTGTATGCAGATTGCGCCATTGGTGGGCAATAGCG TTGACGACAGCAGTGACCAGTGCCTTTCTATTAGCAAAAGTGATCCTCTCAAAG CTTTTCTCTCAAGGGGCATTTGGCTATGTGTTGCCCATCATTTCATTCATCCTCGCCTGGATCGAGACGTGGTTCCTGGATTTCAAAGTGTTACctcaagaggcagaagaagagaaCA GACTCCTGCTAGTTCAGGATGCATCGGAGAGGGCAGCGCTCATCCCCGCAGGGCTCTCTGATGGCCAGTTTTACTCCCCTCCCGAGTCTGAAGCAG GACCAGGCAAGTAA
- the Stard3nl gene encoding STARD3 N-terminal-like protein isoform X2 — protein sequence MSRVPDGMENTLTGSQSSHASLRDIQAINPAQLMARIESYEGREKKGISDVRRTFCLFVTFDLLFVTLLWIIELNVNGGIENTLKKEVIHYDYYSSYFDIFLLAVFRFKVLILGYAVCRLRHWWAIALTTAVTSAFLLAKVILSKLFSQGAFGYVLPIISFILAWIETWFLDFKVLPQEAEEENRLLLVQDASERAALIPAGLSDGQFYSPPESEAGSEEEAEEKQDSEKPLLEL from the exons ATGAGCCGCGTGCCAGACGGCATGGAGAACACGCTCACGGGGAGCCAGAGCTCACACGCTTCCCTTCGTGACATCCAGGCCATCAACCCTGCGCAGCTCATGGCCAGGATCGAGTCCTATGAAGGCAGGGAGAAGAAAGGCATATCTGATGTCAGGAGGACTTTTTGTCTCTTTGTCACCTTTGACCTCTTATTTGTAACGTTACTGTGGATAATAGAGTTAAAT GTGAATGGAGGCATCGAGAACACCCTGAAGAAGGAAGTGATTCACTATGACTACTACTCCTCTTACTTTGATATATTT CTTTTGGCAGTTTTTCGATTCAAAGTGCTGATACTTGGGTATGCTGTATGCAGATTGCGCCATTGGTGGGCAATAGCG TTGACGACAGCAGTGACCAGTGCCTTTCTATTAGCAAAAGTGATCCTCTCAAAG CTTTTCTCTCAAGGGGCATTTGGCTATGTGTTGCCCATCATTTCATTCATCCTCGCCTGGATCGAGACGTGGTTCCTGGATTTCAAAGTGTTACctcaagaggcagaagaagagaaCA GACTCCTGCTAGTTCAGGATGCATCGGAGAGGGCAGCGCTCATCCCCGCAGGGCTCTCTGATGGCCAGTTTTACTCCCCTCCCGAGTCTGAAGCAG GATctgaagaagaagctgaggaaaaaCAGGACAGTGAGAAACCGCTTTTAGAACTATGA